The following proteins are encoded in a genomic region of Gouania willdenowi chromosome 6, fGouWil2.1, whole genome shotgun sequence:
- the LOC114466033 gene encoding protein mono-ADP-ribosyltransferase PARP12, giving the protein MEDEIFKIICSNNGAVTTADLLLNLYPGESANVTEVIRNQEKFLLSSQSGEPKVLARSRLRLCRLKECPQTCGMLHLCKNYLLNGSCQFAQQRRVCRFPHDLNSAYNASLLSNNGVENLNRAELCTLLLMNDDFLLPSICYDYNNGPGEFGKCEAGNACKRLHVCERHLRQSCSCPKNHDFNAPQALKVLWEKGVPDTLFLTLKSAYANKEALRSAGKCSAGRGRRGTTQPNQGRSGRDGASWKMSEEFRGRGRGVYLGNRGRGRGGNRGRRGSQPHLSPAGSVGDFFADAAFSNLSVIGQPNESNLNQDLIKTWDQPNPLDKSSTASRGKDSNLGISETDQLQQKTSNSNDNLDGESGQKRPQRQRPVRDKTEICMFFIKGNCIHEERCFKAHDKMPYRWEVKEGNQWVAMPDNESIEKDYCDPQNSYSSSSPPVHFDTMTCGSNNVRRLSTLNSVAEPTFIHTTEWLWYWQDEVGNWNLYSTDINGHNPADISSAALEQKFLDDEKDVEFSAGSQSYTLSLKDMVQTNKRYGTIRVVSRRPRFVSAEDVKKRRKPRPNVSSVPDHWDKSKITDAGFIRIPLQCTSAEFKEVEALFSKTMTGFDVQIERIQNKALWEKYQLQKNQMKTSNGGRNVTEKQLFHGTDSSHVDTICRENLDWRICGTHGTAYGKGSYFARDATYSHNYTGGTGVNTMFLSRVLVGTYCRGSSEYKRPPPKKCGDGTFYDSCVNDHNDPSIFVVFKEQQIYPEYLLKYKKLHPLVEMYGAVPAQKPAVAPTPINISQSTPAPTPAVAPRPTLRLQPTASPRPAIPSSYHTVPSQQPSTPYYNSSTTRIEPVQPSTPSTKSDSCLIM; this is encoded by the exons ATGGAGGACGAGATCTTTAAAATAATCTGCTCCAACAATGGCGCTGTGACCACCGCGGATCTGCTGCTTAACCTGTATCCCGGTGAAAGCGCCAATGTGACGGAGGTGATCAGAAACCAGGAGAAGTTTTTGCTGAGTTCCCAGTCAGGGGAGCCCAAAGTGTTGGCCAGGAGCAGACTGAGGCTGTGCAGACTTAAAGAATGTCCGCAAACCTGTGGGATGTTACACCTGTGTAAAAACTACCTGCTCAATGGATCCTGTCAGTTCGCCCAGCAAAG GAGAGTTTGCAGGTTCCCTCATGATCTGAACTCTGCCTACAATGCAAGTTTACTGAGCAACAATGGTGTAGAAAACCTGAACAGAGCAGAGCTGTGCACGCTGCTGCTGATGAATGACGACTTTCTACTGCCTTCC ATATGTTATGATTATAACAATGGCCCTGGAGAGTTTGGCAAATGTGAAGCTGGCAACGCTTGCAAGAGGCTTCACGTTTGTGAGAGGCACCTACGGCAGAGCTGCAGCTGCCCTAAAAACCATGACTTTAATGCTCCACAGGCATTAAAAGTCCTATGGGAGAAGGGTGTTCCTGACACACTTTTTCTAACCTTGAAATCTGCTTATGCCAATAAAGAGGCTTTGAGGTCTGCTGGCAAGTGCTCGGCTGGCAGAGGCCGCAGAGGTACAACACAGCCAAACCAGGGGAGAAGCGGCAGAGATGGTGCAAGTTGGAAAATGAGTGAGGAGTTTAGAGGGAGAGGAAGAGGTGTCTACCTTGGTAACAGAGGCCGAGGCAGGGGAGGAAACAGAGGTAGACGTGGCAGCCAACCACATCTTTCTCCAGCAGGCTCTGTCGGTGACTTCTTTGCTGATGCTGCTTTTTCAAATCTGAGTGTCATTGGTCAGCCCAACGAGTCTAATTTGAACCaggatttaattaaaacatgGGACCAGCCAAATCCACTGGATAAATCTTCCACTGCAAGTAGAGGGAAAGACAGCAACTTGGGAATCTCAGAGACCgaccaattacaacaaaaaacttcCAATTCCAATGATAATCTGGATGGagaaagtggccaaaaaagacCTCAGAGACAGAGACCAGTCAGAG ACAAAACTGAAATATGCATGTTCTTCATTAAAGGAAACTGTATTCACGAAG AACGATGCTTTAAAGCTCACGACAAGATGCCGTACAGATGGGAAGTCAAGGAGGGCAATCAGTGGGTCGCGATGCCTGATAATGAGAGTATTGAGAAGGACTACTGTGACCCCCAAAACTCCTACAG TTCGAGCAGCCCACCTGTACATTTTGACACGATGACCTGTGGATCAAACAACGTGCGGCGACTGTCAACCCTTAACTCTGTGGCTGAACCGACTTTTATTCACACCACCGAATGGCTCTGGTACTGGCAGGATGAGGTTGGAAACTGGAACCTGTACTCTACAGAT ATCAATGGACACAATCCTGCAGACATCAGCAGTGCAGCCCTGGAGCAAAAGTTTTTGGATGACGAAAAAGATGTGGAGTTCAGCGCCGGGTCACAGTCCTATACCCTCAGTTTAAAGG aCATGGTACAGACAAACAAGCGGTATGGTACAATCAGAGTTGTGAGTAGACGGCCTCGATTCGTCTCTGCTGAAGATGTGAAGAAAAGGAG AAAGCCTCGGCCAAATGTTTCATCTGTACCAGACCATTGGGACAAGTCAAAGATTACAGACGCAGGATTCATT AGAATCCCCCTTCAGTGCACCTCAGCCGAGTTTAAGGAAGTTGAAGCCCTTTTCTCAAAGACCATGACAGGCTTTGACGTCCAAATTGAGAGGATTCAGAACAAAGCCCTTTGGGAGAAATATCAGTT GCAGAAGAATCAGATGAAAACCAGCAACGGTGGTCGCAATGTGACAGAGAAACAACTTTTCCACGGCACTGACTCCTCACACGTGGACACCATCTGCCGCGAAAACTTAGACTGGAGAATCTGTGGAACTCATGGCACTGCGTATGGCAAAG GTAGTTACTTTGCCAGAGATGCTACATACTCTCACAACTACACTGGGGGCACTGGTGTCAATACCATGTTCCTGTCTCGGGTGCTGGTAGGTACCTACTGCAGGGGTTCCTCTGAATACAAGCGACCTCCTCCCAAAAAATGTGGAGACGGTACTTTCTACGATAGCTGTGTGAACGATCATAACGACCCctccatttttgttgtgtttaaagAGCAACAGATCTATCCGGAGTACctactaaaatacaaaaaattgcaCCCGCTTGTTGAGATGTATGGTGCTGTACCTGCACAAAAACCTGCTGTAGCACCAACACCTATAAATATATCACAATCAACTCCAGCACCAACACCTGCTGTAGCACCAAGACCTACACTTAGATTACAACCAACTGCATCACCAAGACCAGCCATCCCATCATCTTACCACACCGTGCCCTCTCAACAGCCCAGCACACCTTACTACAACTCTTCCACAACACGCATCGAACCAGTTCAACCTTCCACACCCAGCACAAAGTCTGATTCCTGCCTCATTATGTAA